One Triticum aestivum cultivar Chinese Spring unplaced genomic scaffold, IWGSC CS RefSeq v2.1 scaffold49320, whole genome shotgun sequence genomic region harbors:
- the LOC123172540 gene encoding E3 ubiquitin-protein ligase RNF181-like, which translates to MHDCSRPFPQTLPLAFQSHSRPARNRRSTSLAQSHDSLMASHAMGSAADDLFYRVLQSLEARDLVLEDQAQDIAQEYADALFRELTGVDFNSDLVMVDTDVDPALGEAVTEALKTVEAPSDGQGCPICMEDDDDGDAATGAWKETPCGHLFHGRCVERWLQAKGSCPMCRRHVVTMPAAAASSISPTGFSDFELAVAGIEDAIMEFMREVASYDRS; encoded by the coding sequence ATGCACGATTGCTCCCGTCCCTTCCCCCAAACTCTTCCCCTCGCGTTCCAATCTCACTCCCGGCCGGCCAGGAATCGTCGATCAACTTCTCTCGCGCAGTCGCACGATTCCTTGATGGCGTCGCATGCCATGGGCAGCGCCGCCGACGACTTGTTCTACCGAGTGCTGCAATCACTAGAAGCCCGAGACCTTGTACTCGAGGACCAAGCACAAGATATCGCCCAAGAATACGCCGACGCGCTGTTTCGCGAGCTTACTGGCGTCGATTTTAATTCCGATTTGGTCATGGTGGACACAGACGTCGACCCGGCGTTGGGCGAGGCGGTGACCGAGGCGCTGAAGACCGTGGAGGCGCCGTCCGATGGGCAGGGCTGCCCTATCTGCATggaggacgacgacgatggcgacgcAGCGACGGGCGCCTGGAAGGAGACGCCGTGCGGGCACCTGTTCCATGGGCGGTGCGTGGAGAGGTGGCTGCAGGCCAAGGGGAGCTGCCCCATGTGCCGGCGCCACGTGGTGAccatgcccgccgccgccgcctctagtATCAGTCCCACTGGATTCTCAGATTTTGAGCTGGCGGTGGCGGGAATTGAGGATGCCATCATGGAGTTCATGCGTGAGGTTGCATCTTATGACAGGTCTTAG